The Immundisolibacter cernigliae genome has a window encoding:
- the dapE gene encoding succinyl-diaminopimelate desuccinylase, whose translation MSAALELAQALIRRPSITPQDGGCQALLGQRLAALGFHVEPMRFGAVDNLWARRGTDGPVLVFAGHTDVVPVGDADAWCCDPFAAEIRDGQLYGRGAADMKGALAAMVVACERFLAACPQPAGSIGFLLTSDEEGDAVDGTVRVMETLTARGESIDCCLIGEPSSDQRLGDTLRIGRRGSLSARLRVHGVQGHVAYPEKALNPIHAFAPTLAALCSEDWGGDDPAFPPVSFQISNIHAGTGAGNVIPGELLVDCNFRFPPQPGAAALKARFEGIVARGGARCDVHWTLGGEPFITRGGRLLEATQAALGEVLGVLPTLSTGGGTSDGRFIAPSGAEVIELGLRNASIHKVDECTPVAEIEQLAAVYEAVLHRLLGKR comes from the coding sequence ATGAGCGCCGCGCTGGAACTTGCCCAGGCGCTGATCCGCCGCCCCTCGATCACGCCGCAGGATGGCGGCTGCCAGGCACTGCTGGGGCAAAGGCTTGCGGCGCTGGGCTTTCATGTGGAGCCGATGCGTTTCGGCGCCGTCGACAATCTGTGGGCGAGGCGGGGCACCGATGGCCCTGTGCTCGTGTTCGCCGGCCACACGGACGTGGTGCCGGTCGGCGATGCGGACGCCTGGTGCTGCGACCCGTTCGCGGCTGAAATCCGCGATGGCCAGCTGTACGGCCGCGGCGCTGCGGACATGAAAGGCGCATTGGCGGCGATGGTGGTGGCCTGCGAGCGCTTCCTGGCGGCCTGCCCGCAGCCCGCAGGCTCGATCGGTTTCCTGCTGACCAGCGACGAGGAAGGCGACGCCGTCGACGGCACCGTGCGGGTGATGGAAACCCTGACCGCGCGCGGCGAATCCATTGACTGCTGCCTGATCGGCGAACCGTCCAGCGACCAGCGCCTGGGCGACACGCTGCGCATCGGCCGGCGCGGCTCGCTGTCGGCGCGCCTGCGCGTGCACGGCGTGCAGGGTCACGTGGCGTACCCGGAAAAGGCGCTCAATCCCATCCATGCCTTCGCGCCGACGCTTGCCGCGCTGTGCAGCGAGGACTGGGGTGGTGATGATCCGGCCTTCCCGCCGGTGAGCTTTCAGATTTCCAACATCCACGCCGGCACCGGCGCCGGTAACGTCATCCCCGGCGAGCTGCTCGTCGACTGCAACTTCCGCTTCCCGCCGCAGCCCGGCGCGGCGGCGCTCAAGGCCCGCTTCGAGGGCATAGTCGCCCGGGGCGGCGCCCGCTGCGATGTGCACTGGACACTGGGCGGCGAACCGTTCATCACCCGCGGCGGGCGCCTGCTGGAGGCGACGCAGGCGGCGCTTGGCGAGGTACTGGGCGTCCTGCCGACGCTTTCCACCGGCGGCGGCACCTCGGACGGGCGCTTCATCGCACCGTCCGGCGCCGAGGTGATCGAGCTTGGCCTGCGCAATGCCAGCATCCACAAGGTGGACGAGTGCACGCCCGTGGCCGAGATCGAGCAGTTGGCGGCCGTGTACGAAGCGGTGCTGCACCGGCTGCTGGGGAAGCGATGA
- a CDS encoding Spx/MgsR family RNA polymerase-binding regulatory protein has protein sequence MTLYGIKNCDTVKKSRAWFAGRGIEMPFHDLRSDGLEADVVRCWLAAVGAARLVNRSGTTWRALTPAQQAITDEDALVPLLLAQPTLIRRPVVRIGDTSTVGFVPDTWVGLLEAGA, from the coding sequence ATGACCCTGTACGGCATCAAGAACTGCGACACGGTCAAGAAGTCCCGCGCCTGGTTCGCCGGGCGCGGCATCGAAATGCCGTTTCACGATCTGCGCAGCGATGGCCTGGAGGCCGATGTCGTGCGCTGCTGGCTGGCGGCAGTGGGCGCCGCGCGGCTGGTGAATCGCAGCGGCACCACCTGGCGGGCGCTCACGCCCGCACAGCAGGCGATCACCGATGAGGACGCGCTGGTCCCCCTGCTGCTGGCGCAGCCGACGCTGATCCGTCGGCCGGTGGTCCGGATCGGTGACACGAGCACGGTCGGCTTCGTGCCGGACACCTGGGTGGGCTTGCTTGAGGCAGGCGCATGA
- a CDS encoding sulfotransferase family protein, with protein MSGTARLDVIGVGLGRTGTASLKLALEQLGFGPCHHMLELFQRPGDAARWQARARGEAVGWDELLGGFRSTVDWPSVHFWRELVHDFPNAKIILSVRDPEFWYDSISNTIFKALEQPLPQQDDAARGQRVMAKDIIVERAFDNRPLDKAHVLGRYAAHNAEVQRSVPAGRLLTYDVSQGWEPLCRFLGVPVPATPFPSANRRDEFHHGPGRQRD; from the coding sequence ATGAGCGGGACGGCGCGCCTGGACGTGATCGGCGTTGGCCTGGGCCGCACCGGTACCGCCAGCCTCAAGCTGGCGCTGGAGCAGCTCGGATTCGGTCCCTGCCACCACATGCTGGAGCTGTTCCAGCGCCCCGGCGACGCGGCGCGCTGGCAAGCCCGGGCGCGCGGCGAGGCAGTCGGCTGGGACGAATTGCTGGGCGGCTTTCGCTCGACGGTGGACTGGCCATCGGTGCATTTCTGGCGCGAGCTGGTGCACGATTTCCCGAACGCGAAGATCATCCTGAGCGTGCGCGACCCTGAGTTCTGGTACGACAGCATCAGCAACACCATCTTCAAGGCGCTGGAACAACCGCTGCCGCAGCAGGACGACGCCGCCCGCGGCCAGCGCGTGATGGCCAAGGACATCATCGTCGAGCGCGCCTTCGACAACCGGCCGCTGGACAAGGCCCACGTGCTGGGCCGTTACGCCGCTCACAATGCCGAGGTACAGCGCAGCGTGCCGGCCGGGCGCCTGTTGACCTACGACGTTTCCCAGGGCTGGGAGCCGCTGTGTCGTTTTCTGGGTGTGCCGGTGCCGGCCACGCCCTTCCCGAGCGCCAACCGGCGCGACGAGTTCCATCACGGCCCGGGCCGCCAGCGCGACTGA
- a CDS encoding VOC family protein, which produces MLKRLDHVELIPSDFERSLDFYTTVLEGSLAQRYAVDVPGVSEIAYIKIGDSAVELIRAPGAQALAQTGERIGYRLMAFEVGDMLQTLAKLSAHGVTPSWGPLETPAFIRAEINDPDGNAIELREWRQRP; this is translated from the coding sequence ATGCTGAAACGACTCGACCACGTCGAACTCATCCCCAGCGATTTCGAACGCAGTCTGGACTTCTACACCACCGTCCTGGAGGGCAGTCTGGCCCAGCGTTACGCCGTTGACGTACCCGGCGTGAGCGAAATCGCCTACATCAAGATCGGCGACTCGGCCGTGGAGCTGATACGGGCGCCGGGCGCCCAGGCCCTGGCGCAGACCGGTGAGCGCATCGGCTACCGGCTGATGGCCTTCGAGGTCGGCGACATGCTGCAGACGCTGGCAAAACTGTCGGCCCACGGCGTCACGCCAAGTTGGGGCCCGCTGGAAACCCCGGCCTTCATCCGCGCCGAGATCAACGATCCGGACGGCAATGCCATCGAGCTGCGCGAATGGAGGCAGCGGCCATGA
- the folD gene encoding bifunctional methylenetetrahydrofolate dehydrogenase/methenyltetrahydrofolate cyclohydrolase FolD, with the protein MPARIIDGKGVAAALRTALAARTAAFTARHGRPPGLAVLLVGSDAASHVYVRNKRRACEEIGMASFAHDLPADTREADLLILIDRLNADPAVDGILLQLPLPDHIQPEVVLERIDPAKDVDGFHPYNIGRLAQRLPGLRPCTPRGIMRLLEHYEIPVRGQDAVVVGASNIVGRPVALELLLAGATVTICHRFTQDLKAHVERAQLLVVAVGKPGLIPGDWIAPGATVIDVGINRLPDGSLRGDVDFDAARQRAAWITPVPGGVGPMTIALLLENTLAAAHGRCTAQTP; encoded by the coding sequence ATGCCAGCCCGCATCATCGACGGCAAAGGCGTGGCGGCCGCGCTGCGCACGGCGCTGGCTGCCCGCACCGCGGCTTTCACCGCCCGGCACGGACGCCCGCCGGGCCTGGCCGTGCTGCTGGTCGGCAGCGATGCCGCCTCGCACGTCTATGTGCGCAACAAGCGGCGCGCATGCGAGGAAATCGGCATGGCGTCCTTCGCCCACGACCTGCCGGCCGACACCCGCGAAGCGGATCTGCTGATTCTGATTGACCGGCTGAACGCCGACCCGGCGGTGGACGGCATCCTGCTGCAACTGCCCCTGCCGGATCACATCCAGCCGGAAGTGGTGCTGGAGCGGATCGATCCGGCCAAGGACGTGGACGGCTTTCACCCCTACAACATCGGTCGGCTGGCGCAGCGCCTGCCGGGCCTGCGGCCGTGCACGCCGCGCGGCATCATGCGCCTGCTGGAACATTACGAGATCCCGGTCCGCGGTCAGGACGCGGTGGTGGTGGGCGCCTCCAACATCGTCGGTCGGCCGGTGGCCCTGGAACTGCTGCTGGCCGGCGCCACGGTGACCATCTGCCACCGCTTCACGCAGGACCTGAAAGCGCATGTCGAGCGCGCGCAGCTGCTGGTGGTTGCGGTCGGCAAGCCGGGCCTGATCCCCGGCGACTGGATTGCCCCCGGCGCGACGGTCATCGACGTCGGCATCAACCGCCTGCCGGACGGCAGCCTGCGCGGCGACGTCGACTTCGACGCCGCCCGCCAGCGCGCGGCCTGGATCACTCCGGTACCCGGCGGTGTCGGGCCGATGACCATCGCGCTGTTGCTGGAGAACACCCTCGCGGCGGCGCACGGGCGCTGCACTGCGCAAACCCCGTAA
- a CDS encoding SUF system Fe-S cluster assembly regulator, whose translation MLRVSKLTDYATVVMGHLAATADQVHSASEVAQATGIALPTTSKVLKALVRAGLLRSARGQGGGYILARPAAQISVAQIVRSFEGPVGLTECGSSEGLCVQESVCSIRGNWQRINQLVLAALEAMTLADMIRPAPTPIRPLARPSAQPGLIRAGTP comes from the coding sequence ATGCTGCGCGTAAGCAAACTGACCGACTACGCCACGGTAGTGATGGGTCACCTGGCCGCCACGGCGGATCAGGTGCACTCGGCCTCCGAAGTGGCGCAGGCCACGGGCATTGCCCTGCCGACCACCAGCAAGGTGCTCAAGGCGCTGGTGCGGGCGGGATTGCTGCGTTCGGCGCGCGGGCAGGGCGGTGGCTACATCCTGGCGCGCCCGGCGGCGCAGATTTCGGTGGCGCAGATCGTGCGCAGCTTCGAGGGGCCGGTGGGCCTGACCGAGTGCGGCAGCAGCGAGGGGCTGTGCGTGCAGGAATCGGTGTGCTCCATCCGCGGCAACTGGCAGCGCATCAACCAGCTGGTACTGGCGGCGCTGGAGGCCATGACGCTGGCCGACATGATCCGCCCGGCGCCAACACCGATCCGCCCGCTGGCGCGACCGTCGGCGCAACCGGGCCTGATTCGAGCGGGGACTCCGTAG
- the sufB gene encoding Fe-S cluster assembly protein SufB, giving the protein MNTTTDIGHFLERDYSAGFVSNIDADTLPPGLNEDVIRLISAKKGEPEFMLAWRLEAYRHWLRMTPPEWAHVHYPAVDFQDIVYYSAPKSQADGPRSLDEVDPELLATFEKLGIPLHERAALAGVAAEAGPGVAVDAVFDSVSVGTTFKKKLAEHGVIFCSFSEAVQDHPELVKKYLGSVVPSADNFYAALNAAVFTDGSFVYIPPGVRCPMELSTYFRINAAKTGQFERTLIVADVGSHVSYLEGCTAPMRDENQLHAAVVELVALDDAQIKYSTVQNWYPGDAQGRGGIYNFVTKRGDCRGRNAKISWTQVETGSAITWKYPSCVLTGDNSVGEFYSVALTNNYQQADTGTKMIHVGKNTRSTIISKGISAGRGSNAYRGLVKVLRGAQGARNYTQCDSLLIGSRCGAHTFPYIEVQEPTATVEHEATTSRIGEDQLFYCRQRGIGEEDAVSMIVNGFCKEVFKELPMEFAVEVQRLLGVSLEGSVG; this is encoded by the coding sequence ATGAACACCACGACCGACATTGGCCATTTTCTGGAACGCGACTACAGCGCGGGTTTCGTGTCGAACATCGACGCCGACACGCTGCCGCCGGGTCTGAACGAGGACGTGATTCGCCTGATCTCGGCCAAGAAGGGCGAGCCGGAATTCATGCTTGCCTGGCGCCTGGAGGCGTATCGCCACTGGCTCAGGATGACGCCGCCCGAGTGGGCGCATGTGCATTACCCGGCGGTGGACTTTCAGGACATCGTCTATTACTCGGCGCCCAAGTCGCAGGCGGACGGCCCCAGGAGCCTGGACGAAGTCGATCCGGAGCTGCTGGCCACGTTCGAGAAGCTGGGTATCCCGCTGCACGAACGGGCCGCGCTGGCCGGCGTGGCGGCCGAGGCCGGGCCCGGCGTGGCCGTGGATGCTGTGTTCGACAGCGTGTCGGTCGGTACCACGTTCAAGAAAAAGCTGGCCGAGCATGGCGTGATCTTCTGCTCGTTCTCGGAGGCCGTGCAGGACCACCCGGAACTGGTGAAGAAGTACCTGGGCAGCGTGGTGCCGTCGGCCGACAACTTCTACGCGGCGCTCAATGCCGCCGTGTTCACGGACGGCTCGTTCGTGTACATCCCGCCGGGCGTGCGCTGCCCGATGGAGCTGTCCACCTATTTCCGCATCAACGCCGCCAAGACCGGCCAGTTCGAGCGCACGCTGATCGTGGCCGACGTCGGCAGCCACGTGTCGTACCTGGAAGGCTGCACGGCGCCGATGCGCGACGAGAACCAGCTGCATGCCGCGGTGGTGGAGCTGGTGGCCCTGGATGACGCGCAGATCAAGTACTCGACCGTGCAGAACTGGTACCCCGGCGACGCCCAGGGCCGCGGCGGCATCTACAACTTCGTCACCAAGCGCGGCGACTGCCGCGGCCGCAACGCCAAGATTTCCTGGACGCAGGTCGAGACCGGCTCGGCCATCACCTGGAAATATCCGTCCTGCGTGCTGACCGGCGACAACTCGGTGGGCGAGTTCTATTCGGTGGCGCTGACCAACAATTATCAGCAGGCCGACACCGGCACCAAAATGATCCATGTTGGCAAGAACACGCGCAGCACCATTATTTCCAAAGGCATTTCCGCCGGCCGCGGCAGCAATGCCTACCGCGGCCTGGTCAAGGTGCTGCGCGGCGCCCAGGGCGCCCGCAACTACACGCAGTGCGACTCGCTGCTGATCGGCAGCCGCTGCGGCGCGCACACCTTTCCGTACATCGAGGTGCAGGAGCCGACCGCCACGGTCGAGCACGAGGCCACCACCTCCAGGATCGGCGAGGATCAGCTGTTCTACTGCCGCCAGCGGGGCATCGGCGAGGAGGATGCGGTGTCGATGATCGTCAACGGCTTCTGCAAGGAGGTCTTCAAGGAACTGCCGATGGAATTCGCCGTCGAGGTACAGCGCCTGCTGGGCGTGAGTCTGGAAGGCAGCGTCGGTTAA
- the sufC gene encoding Fe-S cluster assembly ATPase SufC yields the protein MLEIKGLRVAVDGKEILRGLDLSIDAGEVHAVMGPNGSGKSTLANVIAGRDGYQVLGGSVSYRGQDLLALAPEDRARAGVFLGFQYPVEIPGLSTAVFLRAAVNARRKHRGEEELDAMDFLVMVKGRMKELGIREDFLQRAINEGFSGGEKKRAEIFQMALLEPELVLLDEIDSGLDIDALRVVSDGINRLRAPDRAMLLVTHYRRLLDYVPPDRIHVLSEGLIVRSGGPELAGELEESGYGWLRAEAASA from the coding sequence ATGCTTGAAATCAAGGGGTTGCGCGTCGCAGTGGATGGAAAGGAAATCCTGCGCGGCCTGGACCTGTCCATCGATGCCGGCGAGGTGCATGCCGTCATGGGCCCGAACGGCTCGGGCAAGAGCACGCTTGCCAACGTCATCGCCGGGCGCGACGGCTACCAGGTGCTGGGCGGCAGCGTGAGCTACCGCGGCCAGGACCTGTTGGCGCTGGCGCCGGAGGACCGCGCCCGCGCCGGCGTGTTCCTGGGCTTCCAGTACCCGGTCGAGATTCCAGGCCTGTCGACGGCGGTGTTCCTGCGCGCGGCGGTCAACGCCCGGCGCAAGCACCGCGGCGAGGAAGAACTCGACGCCATGGACTTTCTGGTCATGGTCAAGGGCCGCATGAAGGAGCTGGGCATCCGCGAGGACTTCCTGCAGCGGGCCATCAACGAGGGTTTCTCCGGCGGCGAGAAAAAGCGCGCCGAGATTTTCCAGATGGCGCTGCTGGAACCGGAACTGGTGCTGCTGGACGAGATCGACTCGGGCCTCGACATCGACGCGCTCAGGGTGGTGTCAGACGGCATCAACCGCCTGCGCGCCCCGGACCGCGCCATGCTGCTGGTGACGCACTACCGGCGGCTGCTCGACTACGTGCCGCCGGACCGTATCCACGTGCTGTCGGAGGGCCTGATCGTGCGCTCCGGCGGCCCGGAGCTGGCCGGTGAGCTGGAGGAAAGCGGTTACGGCTGGCTGCGTGCGGAGGCGGCCTCCGCATGA